The following are encoded in a window of Nakamurella sp. A5-74 genomic DNA:
- a CDS encoding helix-turn-helix transcriptional regulator: MAPTNALGAYLRARRELVAPADAGIRVTGVRRTPGLRREEVATLAGVSADYYLRLEQGRDRNPSPQVLEALAAVLRLDGAATQYLLSLSAARSKTARRPRREVVPVGIRQLLDAVNVPAFVENRMFDVLAANRLATAVSPAIAVGENRLRSVFLDPDEQDLHPDWDQVAGGMVASFRASIGTDVDDPRTLQLVGELSLASEPFRRFWGRHDVRPLSGAAMQLRHPQVGLLDLRREKLAIGDSDGQLLAIYHAEPGSETARSLALLGSLAVSAHLPLTHG; the protein is encoded by the coding sequence GTGGCCCCGACCAACGCTCTCGGCGCGTATCTGCGAGCCCGACGTGAGCTGGTCGCTCCCGCGGACGCCGGTATCCGGGTCACCGGCGTGCGCCGCACTCCCGGTCTGCGCCGCGAGGAGGTTGCGACCCTCGCCGGCGTCAGCGCCGACTACTACCTGCGGCTGGAGCAGGGCCGCGACCGCAATCCGTCCCCGCAGGTGCTCGAGGCGCTGGCCGCCGTGCTGCGTCTGGACGGTGCTGCGACGCAGTATCTGCTGAGCCTGTCCGCGGCCCGATCGAAGACCGCGCGGCGTCCGCGGCGCGAGGTGGTCCCGGTCGGTATCCGGCAGCTGCTCGACGCGGTGAACGTGCCGGCGTTCGTGGAGAACCGGATGTTCGACGTCCTCGCCGCGAACCGCCTCGCGACCGCTGTGTCGCCGGCCATCGCGGTCGGTGAGAACCGGCTGCGGTCGGTGTTCCTCGACCCCGACGAGCAGGACCTGCATCCGGATTGGGACCAGGTGGCCGGGGGCATGGTCGCGTCGTTCCGCGCGTCGATCGGCACCGACGTCGACGATCCGCGCACGTTGCAGCTCGTCGGCGAGCTGTCCCTGGCCAGCGAACCGTTCCGCCGGTTCTGGGGTCGGCACGACGTTCGCCCGCTGTCCGGTGCGGCCATGCAGCTGCGCCATCCGCAGGTCGGGTTGCTCGACCTGCGCCGCGAGAAGCTGGCGATCGGTGACTCGGACGGGCAACTGCTGGCGATCTACCACGCCGAACCGGGCAGCGAGACTGCGCGCTCGCTCGCGCTCCTCGGCTCTCTGGCCGTGAGCGCGCACCTCCCGCTCACCCACGGTTGA